In one Dreissena polymorpha isolate Duluth1 chromosome 7, UMN_Dpol_1.0, whole genome shotgun sequence genomic region, the following are encoded:
- the LOC127837963 gene encoding uncharacterized protein LOC127837963 isoform X1 — MSNNPTLDILTDIHQFIKPLPQMQNAERNDSPLPKMQNAERNDSPFPQMQNTENNDSPLPQNAERNDSPLPKMQNSERNYSSLPQMQNAENNDSRLPQMRNAERNDSPLSKMQNGGKNDPPLPHVQKADKNYQPLPKMHNGDKNYPPLPQIQNGDNEDSKVDEADDAKSQMIVEVPVRYLDVVVSVGCGYSNYVKQSTPDPHWPDLSDMIRHPQKTYRLLTETKRFFKSLLEQVSISYGQPTHRARAFCKLMNVPFYRFSPLLSENVPLDCVDEKRIERMLQDTHSYIEDPKNQQRIKELAARLKRF; from the exons ATGTCCAACAATCCAACCCTGGACATTCTCACAGATATCCATCAGTTTATCAAACCATTGCCGCAAATGCAAAATGCTGAAAGGAATGATTCACCATTGCCAAAAATGCAAAATGCTGAAAGGAATGATTCACCATTTCCGCAAAtgcaaaatactgaaaataatgaTTCACCATTGCCGCAAAATGCTGAAAGGAATGATTCACCATTGCCGAAAATGCAAAATTCTGAAAGGAATTATTCATCATTGCCGCAAATGCAAAATGCTGAAAATAACGATTCACGACTGCCGCAAATGCGAAATGCAGAAAGGAATGATTCACCATTATCGAAAATGCAAAACGGTGGCAAGAATGATCCACCATTGCCTCACGTCCAAAAAGCTGACAAAAATTATCAACCATTGCCGAAAATGCATAACGGTGACAAGAATTATCCACCATTGCCGCAAATTCAAAATGGCGACAATGAGGATAGTAAAGTTGACGAGGCTGACGATGCCAAAAGTCAAATG attgtaGAAGTTCCAGTCCGCTATCTGGACGTGGTTGTTTCTGTCGGTTGCGGATATTCTAACTACGTAAAACAATCAACACCAGACCCACACTGGCCAGACTTGTCGGATATGATACGCCATCCACAAAAGACGTATAGATTGCTCACTGAGACAAAAAGGTTTTTCAAAAGCCTCCTAGAACAG GTGTCAATATCTTACGGCCAACCGACGCATCGTGCCAGAGCTTTTTGCAAATTAATGAATGTGCCGTTCTACCGGTTCTCTCCGCTCCTCTCGGAAAATGTGCCTCTTGACTGTGTGGATGAAAAGAGGATCGAGAGAATGCTTCAGGACACGCATTCCTACATCGAGGACCCGAAGAATCAGCAAAGGATTAAAGAACTCGCAGCCCGCTTGAAAAGATTCTAA
- the LOC127837963 gene encoding 85/88 kDa calcium-independent phospholipase A2-like isoform X2, translating into MASRDRVLSLDGGGIRGLIILEILEAIEKEAGQPIKDMFDWIGGTSTGGIIALGIATGKPISHIKEMYKRLKDQVYNGSRPYDSAPLETFLKQEFGEATVMSDIRYPRVLVTSVEGDHDPWKLHMFRSYMIIHEDIED; encoded by the exons ATGGCTTCTCGGGACAGG GTATTGTCCCTGGATGGTGGGGGTATTCGGGGACTCATTATTCTTGAGATCTTGGAGGCGATCGAGAAGGAAGCAGGTCAGCCAATCAAAGATATGTTTGACTGGATCGGCGGAACAAGTACCGGAGGGATAATTGCTTTGGGCATTGCCACGG GCAAGCCAATCTCTCACATTAAAGAGATGTACAAGCGACTTAAAGATCAAGTATACAACGGCTCACGGCCGTACGATTCTGCACCGTTAGAAACATTTTTGAAGCAGGAGTTTGGGGAAGCAACTGTAATGTCGGATATTAGGTACCCAAG GGTCCTGGTAACAAGCGTAGAAGGGGATCACGATCCGTGGAAACTTCACATGTTTCGTTCCTACATGATCATACACGAAGATATAGAGGATTGA
- the LOC127837957 gene encoding uncharacterized protein LOC127837957 isoform X2, whose translation MKLHATCLNNFNCEQLLRRINSKKRGDHTPNLTEEALRAKQLKGDGEKIFDTRKPITTATVQGEFSNGIGAKIESSTNGDLRRLFEQLNIDVMAEYGTELFPAFRHGCAAIQGILTQGKSIFDEPVFNETERKMFNQWRIQLYTTSSLMDEIKAFNKKLEKLTPEFIFQERNISFPAVVIVNEGQRNKIEQWISSLDDNGSVICVLLVSKEQDTTYIAPRFSVFQSTTTISDIMEAADDLLERAIFAVLKNIVGKCVDKYGDPTHTLNIEKENTMQNIYAYARSAYKRSEVPIPERLSLPEITHSYPKTIDEIISRLLKIEGVIGCSKNNGYIEVLVDNTADSEQTTRRVKQLLAGETVEAIFIYGKFTNFISTGDSVYNGTLGGFAQSIPKNSPVQLYNRVETDAEQHYGKLVALISLHVANANREDGHVYLRVDDKIIGEMKTIHENTLVDILPIEIYEEYKNMCNTRFKTETGKEMHGQLLVNEENKEWVGAPVHIWGAKTSLGLGTISAVDLETSNGLLITINDRTEGESFCKPGDSGAMVCATDRRERTLYAVAMLVGKLESLCYDSTNTTVQQPRNNVTYCATLLDKVFTVLGEHYDSIFMLYTGDSGPK comes from the exons ATGAAACTACATGCTACATGTCTAAACAATTTTAACTGTGAACAGTTGCTTCGGCGGATCAACTCGAAGAAAAGAGGGGACCATACGCCCAACCTCACAGAGGAGGCGTTGCGAGCCAAGCAGCTGAAAGGGGATGGGGAAAAAATATTTGACACCAGGAAACCTATCACCACTGCTACAGTG CAGGGGGAATTTAGTAATGGAATTGGGGCGAAGATTGAGTCTTCAACAAATGGAGACCTAAGAAGATTGTTTGAACAGC TAAATATTGACGTCATGGCAGAATACGGAACTGAATTATTCCCAGCGTTTCGACACGGTTGTGCAGCTATACAGGGTATTTTGACTCAAGGAAAAAGCATTTTTGACGAACCAGTTTTTAATGAAACTGAGAGAAAAATGTTCAATCAATGGCGCATTCAGCTTTACACAACATCTTCATTAATGGACGAGATAAAGGCATTTAACAAAAAACTCGAGAAACTAACTCCAGAGTTCATTTTTCAAGAGCGGAACATTTCCTTTCCTGCAGTAGTGATTGTGAATGAAGGACAGCGGAACAAGATTGAACAATGGATAAGTAGCCTAGATGACAATGGCTCTGTCATATGCGTCCTTTTAGTTAGCAAGGAGCAAGATACAACATACATTGCCCCTAGATTTTCCGTGTTCCAAAGCACGACAACGATATCAGACATCATGGAAGCTGCAGATGATCTTCTGGAACGTGCCATATTTGCAGTTTTAAAGAACATTGTTGGCAAATGCGTAGACAAATATGGAGATCCTACACATACGTTAA ACATTGAAAAAGAAAACACTATGCAAAACATTTATGCATACGCACGGTCGGCATACAAAAGAAGTGAAGTACCAATACCTGAAAGACTTTCTCTTCCAGAGATAACGCATAGCTATCCAAAAACTATTGACGag attaTCAGCCGACTACTTAAAATAGAAGGGGTAATTGGTTGCTCGAAGAATAATGGATACATCGAAGTCCTTGTTGATAACACGGCCGACAGCGAACAAACCACACGTAGAGTAAAACAACTCCTTGCTGGTGAAACTGTTGAAGCCATATTTATTTATGGTAAGTTCACAAATTTCATTTCCACTGGAGACAGTGTTTATAATGGAACACTGGGTGGTTTTGCACAGAGCATTCCTAAAAATTCCCCCGTCCAGTTATATAACAGAGTTGAAACAGATGCGGAACAACATTATGGAAAACTCGTTGCACTTATTTCTCTTCACGTAGCAAATGCTAATAGAGAAGACGGACATGTTTACCTTCGTGTTGATGACAAAATCATTGGAGAAATGAAAACTATTCATGAGAATACTTTAGTTGATATCCTTCCAATTGAAATATATGaagaatataaaaacatgtgtaataCCCGTTTCAAAACAGAGACAGGGAAGGAGATGCATGGACAATTACTTGTCAATGAAGAAAACAAAGAATGGGTAGGAGCTCCAGTTCATATATGGGGAGCGAAAACGTCTCTTGGTTTAGGAACAATCTCTGCTGTCGATTTAGAAACGTCAAACGGCCTGTTGATAACAATTAATGATCGCACAGAGGGTGAGTCGTTCTGCAAGCCTGGTGACAGCGGTGCAATGGTGTGTGCCACTGACAGAAGGGAGCGAACATTGTATGCTGTCGCGATGCTAGTAGGCAAACTTGAGAGTTTGTGTTATGATTCTACAAACACCACCGTTCAACAACCACGTAACAATGTGACATATTGTGCGACTCTCCTTGATAAAGTATTCACAGTGTTAGGGGAACACTATGattcaatatttatgttatacaCTGGTGACTCTGGTCCAAAGTGA
- the LOC127837957 gene encoding uncharacterized protein LOC127837957 isoform X1 produces MKLHATCLNNFNCEQLLRRINSKKRGDHTPNLTEEALRAKQLKGDGEKIFDTRKPITTATVVTQGEFSNGIGAKIESSTNGDLRRLFEQLNIDVMAEYGTELFPAFRHGCAAIQGILTQGKSIFDEPVFNETERKMFNQWRIQLYTTSSLMDEIKAFNKKLEKLTPEFIFQERNISFPAVVIVNEGQRNKIEQWISSLDDNGSVICVLLVSKEQDTTYIAPRFSVFQSTTTISDIMEAADDLLERAIFAVLKNIVGKCVDKYGDPTHTLNIEKENTMQNIYAYARSAYKRSEVPIPERLSLPEITHSYPKTIDEIISRLLKIEGVIGCSKNNGYIEVLVDNTADSEQTTRRVKQLLAGETVEAIFIYGKFTNFISTGDSVYNGTLGGFAQSIPKNSPVQLYNRVETDAEQHYGKLVALISLHVANANREDGHVYLRVDDKIIGEMKTIHENTLVDILPIEIYEEYKNMCNTRFKTETGKEMHGQLLVNEENKEWVGAPVHIWGAKTSLGLGTISAVDLETSNGLLITINDRTEGESFCKPGDSGAMVCATDRRERTLYAVAMLVGKLESLCYDSTNTTVQQPRNNVTYCATLLDKVFTVLGEHYDSIFMLYTGDSGPK; encoded by the exons ATGAAACTACATGCTACATGTCTAAACAATTTTAACTGTGAACAGTTGCTTCGGCGGATCAACTCGAAGAAAAGAGGGGACCATACGCCCAACCTCACAGAGGAGGCGTTGCGAGCCAAGCAGCTGAAAGGGGATGGGGAAAAAATATTTGACACCAGGAAACCTATCACCACTGCTACAGTGGTAAca CAGGGGGAATTTAGTAATGGAATTGGGGCGAAGATTGAGTCTTCAACAAATGGAGACCTAAGAAGATTGTTTGAACAGC TAAATATTGACGTCATGGCAGAATACGGAACTGAATTATTCCCAGCGTTTCGACACGGTTGTGCAGCTATACAGGGTATTTTGACTCAAGGAAAAAGCATTTTTGACGAACCAGTTTTTAATGAAACTGAGAGAAAAATGTTCAATCAATGGCGCATTCAGCTTTACACAACATCTTCATTAATGGACGAGATAAAGGCATTTAACAAAAAACTCGAGAAACTAACTCCAGAGTTCATTTTTCAAGAGCGGAACATTTCCTTTCCTGCAGTAGTGATTGTGAATGAAGGACAGCGGAACAAGATTGAACAATGGATAAGTAGCCTAGATGACAATGGCTCTGTCATATGCGTCCTTTTAGTTAGCAAGGAGCAAGATACAACATACATTGCCCCTAGATTTTCCGTGTTCCAAAGCACGACAACGATATCAGACATCATGGAAGCTGCAGATGATCTTCTGGAACGTGCCATATTTGCAGTTTTAAAGAACATTGTTGGCAAATGCGTAGACAAATATGGAGATCCTACACATACGTTAA ACATTGAAAAAGAAAACACTATGCAAAACATTTATGCATACGCACGGTCGGCATACAAAAGAAGTGAAGTACCAATACCTGAAAGACTTTCTCTTCCAGAGATAACGCATAGCTATCCAAAAACTATTGACGag attaTCAGCCGACTACTTAAAATAGAAGGGGTAATTGGTTGCTCGAAGAATAATGGATACATCGAAGTCCTTGTTGATAACACGGCCGACAGCGAACAAACCACACGTAGAGTAAAACAACTCCTTGCTGGTGAAACTGTTGAAGCCATATTTATTTATGGTAAGTTCACAAATTTCATTTCCACTGGAGACAGTGTTTATAATGGAACACTGGGTGGTTTTGCACAGAGCATTCCTAAAAATTCCCCCGTCCAGTTATATAACAGAGTTGAAACAGATGCGGAACAACATTATGGAAAACTCGTTGCACTTATTTCTCTTCACGTAGCAAATGCTAATAGAGAAGACGGACATGTTTACCTTCGTGTTGATGACAAAATCATTGGAGAAATGAAAACTATTCATGAGAATACTTTAGTTGATATCCTTCCAATTGAAATATATGaagaatataaaaacatgtgtaataCCCGTTTCAAAACAGAGACAGGGAAGGAGATGCATGGACAATTACTTGTCAATGAAGAAAACAAAGAATGGGTAGGAGCTCCAGTTCATATATGGGGAGCGAAAACGTCTCTTGGTTTAGGAACAATCTCTGCTGTCGATTTAGAAACGTCAAACGGCCTGTTGATAACAATTAATGATCGCACAGAGGGTGAGTCGTTCTGCAAGCCTGGTGACAGCGGTGCAATGGTGTGTGCCACTGACAGAAGGGAGCGAACATTGTATGCTGTCGCGATGCTAGTAGGCAAACTTGAGAGTTTGTGTTATGATTCTACAAACACCACCGTTCAACAACCACGTAACAATGTGACATATTGTGCGACTCTCCTTGATAAAGTATTCACAGTGTTAGGGGAACACTATGattcaatatttatgttatacaCTGGTGACTCTGGTCCAAAGTGA